In Gossypium raimondii isolate GPD5lz chromosome 12, ASM2569854v1, whole genome shotgun sequence, a single window of DNA contains:
- the LOC105763871 gene encoding elicitor-responsive protein 3 isoform X2 translates to MRVSSFSWNLGSFWWPDSFEGSLRSVVRQATGRAPNDMRLISLMKEGILEVLIVNAEDIRHTNLIGRPAYYVILQCGTKEYRTKISPGKHKKVLWNEKFKFDFPLSEWKNLTHIKFRIMDKEFFKNNGFVGETRIHLGGIIIEGTDKGFIVVRPAPYNVVLEDDTYKGQIKIGFKFIAKKEVQNEIREFAVMPNEPRSICSCIKNLWKFPCWICLYPFKQENSKKEHKHE, encoded by the exons ATGAGGGTTTCGTCTTTTTCATGGAATCTGGGGTCTTTCTG gTGGCCTGACTCCTTCGAAGGAAGTCTTCGAAGTGTCGTCCGCCAGGCAACCGGCCGAGCCCCCAATGATATGAG ATTGATCTCACTCATGAAAGAAGGAATCCTCGAAGTTCTTATTGTAAATGCTGAAGACATTAGACACACTAATCTTATCG GAAGACCTGCATACTATGTTATATTACAATGTGGAACTAAAGAATACAGAACCAAAATATCACCAG GAAAACATAAGAAAGTATTGTGGAATGAGAAATTCAAGTTTGATTTTCCGCTATCCGAATGGAAAAACTTAACTCATATAAAATTCAGGATCATGGACAAGGAATTCTTCAAAAACAACGGATTTGTTGGTGAAACCAG AATTCACCTTGGTGGAATAATTATTGAAGGAACTGACAAAGGATTTATAGTAGTGAGACCAGCTCCTTACAATGTAGTGCTTGAAGATGATACCTACAAAGGACAGATAAAGATTGGATTTAAATTCATTGCTAAG aaaGAAGTGCAAAATGAGATTCGAGAATTTGCTGTGATGCCTAATGAACCAAGATCAATTTGTAGCTGCATCAAGAATCTATGGAAATTCCCATGCTGGATATGTTTATACCCCTTTAAACaggaaaattcaaaaaaggagCACAAGCATGAGTGA
- the LOC105763871 gene encoding putative pentatricopeptide repeat-containing protein At3g01580 isoform X1, with protein sequence MFSQSRNARKLFAEITQRIKSSPTRISATLFHRNSSHDDTVEPNAENDHVLVSWTSKLSKLVKQGQPEEAICLFKRMLLLKSNQRPNYVTILSLIKALDALHWDVLVMMVHGLVVKMGFISEPSVLTALIGSYSVYGMGTCWSLFHQIRDKDVVLWSAVVYACVKNKDYLEALELFRRMQFIGLKVNHVSIVSILPACANLGALRLGREIHGFIIKRMFSHVISVQNSLVDMYAKCRNLESGIRVFDGMLEKDLVSWRTVIRGYIENEFGIEAINIFSKMQLLSFFAPDEFVVRDMIMAVLQSGENKLGSAFHCYIMKNGFLAFVSVATALLQMYAKFGMVCSARSVFDHIGNKDVIAWNAMISAYTQSKLPFNAVDTFTQMLHMNAKPNEFSLISLLQMCSLMASQEVSHELGDSIHAFIEKVGYSRNVYLSSALIDFYCRSGRVKQGKALFDEVPVKDLICWSSLINGYGLNGYGIEALETFSNMLDCGIKPNEIIFLSVLSACSHCGLEYEGWNWFYSMKEKYNVTPKLAHYACMVDLLSRQGNIEQALDFVKKMPMEPDKRIWGAILAGCRLTPGPIEIVEFVVEQLATLDPQNSTNYYTILSDLYASEGREEDVERTRRLVENA encoded by the coding sequence ATGTTTTCTCAATCTCGCAATGCACGGAAGCTGTTTGCAGAAATTACccaaagaattaaaagctcgCCGACGAGAATCTCTGCTACTTTATTCCATAGGAATTCAAGCCACGATGACACTGTTGAGCCCAATGCTGAAAATGATCATGTATTGGTATCATGGACATCCAAGTTATCCAAATTGGTAAAACAAGGGCAGCCAGAGGAAGCCATTTGCTTGTTCAAGAGAATGCTATTGTTGAAGAGTAATCAAAGGCCTAACTATGTTACAATTTTAAGCTTAATAAAAGCCTTAGATGCTCTACATTGGGATGTTTTGGTAATGATGGTTCATGGGTTGGTGGTCAAAATGGGGTTTATATCAGAGCCCTCCGTTTTAACTGCTCTTATTGGGTCTTATTCCGTTTATGGTATGGGAACTTGTTGGAGTTTGTTTCATCAAATACGTGATAAAGATGTTGTTTTATGGAGTGCTGTGGTTTATGCTTGTGTTAAGAATAAGGATTATCTGGAGGCTCTTGAGTTGTTTAGAAGAATGCAATTTATTGGGTTGAAAGTTAATCATGTTAGTATTGTCAGCATTTTGCCTGCTTGTGCTAATCTTGGCGCTCTACGGTTAGGTAGAGAAATACACGgttttattataaaaagaatGTTTTCTCATGTTATTAGTGTTCAGAATTCATTGGTTGATATGTATGCAAAATGTAGGAATCTCGAGTCAGGGATTCGTGTTTTTGATGGAATGTTGGAGAAGGACTTGGTTTCTTGGAGGACTGTGATTCGCGGTTACATCGAGAATGAATTTGGGATAGAAGCAATTAATATCTTCTCAAAGATGCAGCTGTTGTCTTTTTTTGCTCCGGATGAATTTGTTGTCCGGGATATGATTATGGCTGTGTTACAATCTGGAGAGAATAAACTTGGATCCGCATTTCATTGCTATATAATGAAAAACGGGTTCTTGGCTTTTGTTTCCGTTGCAACTGCTCTTTTGCAGATGTATGCTAAGTTTGGAATGGTTTGTTCAGCTAGGAGTGTATTTGATCACATTGGCAATAAAGATGTCATTGCATGGAATGCAATGATCTCAGCTTACACCCAAAGCAAGTTACCTTTTAATGCCGTGGATACATTTACACAGATGTTACATATGAACGCGAAACCTAATGAGTTCAGTTTAATTAGTCTACTGCAAATGTGTTCTTTGATGGCATCTCAAGAAGTATCTCATGAACTTGGAGATAGCATCCATGCTTTCATAGAAAAAGTTGGTTACTCGAGGAATGTTTATTTATCATCAGCCTTGATAGATTTCTACTGCAGATCAGGAAGGGTCAAGCAAGGAAAGGCTCTTTTTGATGAAGTTCCTGTCAAAGATCTCATTTGTTGGAGTTCATTGATTAATGGATATGGATTAAATGGTTATGGAATTGAGGCTCTTGAGACATTCTCAAATATGTTAGATTGTGGGATAAAGccaaatgaaattatttttctttctgttttatCTGCTTGTAGTCATTGCGGGCTAGAATACGAGGGTTGGAACTGGTTTTATTCTATGAAAGAGAAGTATAATGTTACCCCAAAGCTTGCACACTATGCATGCATGGTGGATTTGCTCAGTCGCCAGGGTAATATTGAACAAGCGCTAGACTTTGTGAAGAAAATGCCAATGGAGCCAGATAAAAGAATCTGGGGAGCTATTCTTGCTGGTTGTCGGTTAACGCCTGGGCCAATTGAGATTGTAGAGTTCGTTGTTGAACAGCTTGCTACCTTGGATCCACAAAATAGCACTAACTATTACACAATTTTATCAGACCTATATGCAAGTGAAGGTAGAGAGGAAGATGTAGAGAGGACGAGAAGATTGGTGGAGAATGCCTAG
- the LOC105763874 gene encoding F-box/kelch-repeat protein SKIP4 — translation MQEVSIEIENPEGGSEGISRMRQPQEPLIHGLPDDIALLCLARVPREYYTVLKFVSRRWRDLVHGEGLHAHRKKHNLDETWIYALCRDKFEQVCCYVLDPNSSRRSWKQMRELPSRSLLRKGVGFEVLGKRLYLMGGCRWSEDATDETYCYDASKNSWTEANPLSTARCYFACEVLGQKIYAIGGLGLNSSVPHSWDTYDPCTNNWTSHSDGNIVPEIEDSFVLGEKIYIRCGRSAVTSQVYAVVYEPSSGTWQHADADMVSGWQGPAVVVDDTLYVLDESSGTRLMMWEKDLWEWVAIGRLSPLLTRPPCKLVAVGKSIYVIGKGRSTVVVDVSNAGNGGGMMVSSSIPKLTSNDEIINCKCLSI, via the exons ATGCAAGAGGTTTCTATTGAAATAGAGAATCCAGAAGGTGGATCAGAAGGTATCAGTCGAATGAGACAACCGCAAGAGCCACTGATACATGGACTTCCCGATGATATCGCGCTTTTATGCTTGGCTAGAGTCCCTCGAGAATATTATACTGTCCTGAAGTTTGTTTCTAGGAGATGGAGGGATTTGGTGCACGGTGAAGGGTTGCATGCTCATCGTAAAAAGCATAATTTAGATGAAACTTGGATTTATGCTTTATGTCGAGACAAGTTTGAGCAGGTTTGCTGTTATGTATTGGATCCCAATTCTTCGAGAAGATCTTGGAAGCAAATGCGGGAGCTTCCGTCTCGCAGCTTGCTGAGAAAAGGTGTAGGTTTTGAAGTGTTGGGGAAGAGACTTTACTTGATGGGTGGCTGCCGATGGTCTGAAGATGCTACTGATGAGACCTACTGTTACGATGCTTCGAAAAACTCTTGGACTGAAGCTAATCCCTTATCAACTGCAAG ATGCTACTTTGCGTGTGAAGTTCTCGGCCAGAAAATATATGCAATTGGTGGATTGGGTTTAAACTCAAGTGTTCCACATTCTTGGGACACGTATGATCCTTGCACAAACAATTGGACTTCTCACTCAGACGGAAACATTGTTCCCGAAATCGAAGATTCTTTCGTATTGGGTGAGAAAATCTATATCCGCTGTGGCCGATCCGCTGTAACTTCTCAAGTTTATGCAGTAGTTTATGAACCATCAAGTGGAACTTGGCAACATGCAGATGCTGACATGGTATCAGGCTGGCAAGGGCCTGCAGTTGTAGTAGATGATACACTTTACGTGTTGGACGAGAGTTCTGGAACAAGGTTAATGATGTGGGAAAAAGATCTTTGGGAGTGGGTGGCCATAGGGAGGCTTTCACCCTTACTTACAAGACCGCCCTGTAAACTTGTTGCCGTTGGGAAAAGCATCTATGTGATAGGGAAGGGGCGTAGCACAGTAGTCGTCGATGTTAGCAATGCAGGAAATGGTGGAGGAATGATGGTGAGTTCTTCCATACCTAAACTGACTTCAAATGACGAGATAATTAATTGTAAATGTTTGTCCATCTGA